Proteins encoded within one genomic window of Pirellulales bacterium:
- a CDS encoding DUF1080 domain-containing protein — translation MPAHSRFVLAPLFGIVSASLLFLPPMAPRARADEPMPPAGFVAIFNGKDLSGWWGATTEDPRKYLAMTPEQFKEKHDASLDDIRKHWRVEDGIIINDGGGLYLTTDKNYRDFELLADYMMFPLGDSGIYLKGCPQVQIWDHTNPKEFKNGAQKGSGGLWNNSPGAPGKDPLVLADKPFGEWNHVRIIQLGSRTTVWLNDKLVVDNAILENYFDKARKLPIPPAGPLQLQTHGDPSRAHGGETRWRNLYIREIGSEEANKMLRGKDPEGFHSVFNGKDLEGWAGPVDDYEVRDGAIVCKPHRGGTLYTKEEFADFVARLEIKLPKGGNNGLAIRYPGHGDTAYLGMCEIQVLDDNYETNTGEKIDPRQAHGSAYGMVAAARGYQRPLGEWNYEEVTIKGPTIKVEMNGTVILDTDLSKVHDYMGGHEHPGKDRTSGSFGFAGHNDPVMFRDISIMPVK, via the coding sequence ATGCCTGCCCATTCTCGATTCGTTCTCGCGCCGCTGTTTGGGATCGTCTCGGCGTCGCTCTTATTCTTGCCCCCGATGGCGCCGCGGGCCCGCGCCGATGAGCCGATGCCTCCCGCGGGTTTTGTCGCCATCTTCAACGGCAAGGACTTGAGCGGCTGGTGGGGCGCGACCACGGAAGACCCGCGCAAGTATCTGGCCATGACGCCCGAGCAGTTCAAGGAGAAGCACGACGCCAGTCTCGACGACATCCGCAAGCACTGGCGCGTCGAAGACGGCATCATCATCAACGACGGCGGCGGGCTTTATCTCACCACGGACAAGAACTACCGCGATTTCGAGCTGTTGGCGGATTACATGATGTTCCCGCTCGGCGATAGCGGCATTTATCTCAAAGGCTGCCCGCAGGTTCAGATTTGGGACCACACCAACCCGAAGGAATTCAAGAACGGGGCGCAGAAAGGCTCCGGCGGGTTGTGGAATAATTCCCCCGGCGCGCCGGGCAAGGACCCGCTCGTTCTGGCCGACAAGCCGTTCGGCGAGTGGAACCACGTCCGAATCATTCAGCTCGGCAGCCGCACGACCGTCTGGCTGAACGACAAGCTGGTGGTCGATAACGCGATCCTGGAGAACTATTTCGACAAGGCCCGCAAGCTGCCGATCCCTCCCGCCGGGCCGCTCCAGCTTCAAACGCACGGCGACCCGAGCCGCGCTCACGGCGGCGAGACCCGCTGGCGCAACTTGTACATCCGCGAGATCGGTTCGGAAGAAGCCAACAAGATGCTGCGCGGCAAGGACCCCGAGGGCTTCCACTCGGTCTTCAACGGCAAGGATTTGGAGGGCTGGGCCGGCCCGGTCGATGATTACGAGGTGCGCGACGGGGCGATCGTCTGCAAACCGCATCGCGGCGGCACGCTCTACACCAAGGAAGAGTTCGCCGATTTCGTCGCCCGCCTTGAAATCAAGCTCCCCAAGGGGGGCAACAACGGCCTAGCGATCCGTTATCCGGGGCATGGCGATACGGCCTATCTCGGCATGTGCGAGATTCAGGTGCTCGACGATAACTATGAGACGAACACCGGCGAGAAGATCGATCCCCGGCAGGCCCACGGCTCGGCCTACGGTATGGTCGCGGCCGCCCGCGGCTATCAGCGGCCACTTGGCGAATGGAACTACGAGGAAGTGACGATCAAAGGCCCGACGATCAAGGTCGAGATGAACGGCACCGTGATCCTCGACACCGACCTGAGCAAAGTGCACGACTACATGGGCGGCCACGAGCACCCCGGCAAAGACCGCACCAGCGGCTCCTTCGGCTTCGCCGGGCACAACGACCCGGTGATGTTCCGCGACATCAGCATCATGCCCGTGAAGTAA
- a CDS encoding lipase maturation factor family protein, which produces MPQETPNSRGLHPPDLPLMVFDEESGICRSTIDRWRGAVGQRVSFVPYQEVRERFPKIGERECRRSIHFVDTNGTVYRGAEAFLRAAAHCGRKRWLLRLYVLLPPLALMAETLYRLAAASRGPLTIVRRIWYGRELKPPTYHVASALFSRLLGVIYLIAFVSLWTQIDGLVGDHGILPINNYLDRAQRFFSQQSPPASPIWNLPTLAWINPHDGFLHLLCGAGAVLSLMLILGLLPIPTLVLLWLDYLSLFHAGQAFLSFQWDILLLETGFVAIFLAPFALRSRFLTDRHPPRLAIWLVWWLLFRLMFESGIVKLTWNVWQKGPDGLPIANTWASLTALDFHYWTQPLPIWTSWYAAQLPPWFQKLSVVFVFIVELGLPWLIFGPRLLRYVAFGGISLLMLLIAGTGNYNFFNLLTLLLALTLLDDRIWPRFLQRRIRGTDWPALVSPTRWRTILLVPFAALVVVLGSLQVKEAAAPSENPQTPLESRMGITQFCLVNSYGLFRQMTETRPEILIEGSLDGNDWKPYEFRWKPGNRSRPPGFNAPHQPRLDWQMWFEALRLEQIQKATGTIDPRFASPWFQSLLMQLLKGEPAVVGLLETNPFPGAAPKFIRIALYQYRFTDAAERQGTGHWWRRDRVWLGPGWSLPR; this is translated from the coding sequence GTGCCTCAAGAAACGCCCAATTCGCGCGGCCTCCACCCGCCTGATCTCCCCTTGATGGTCTTCGATGAAGAGAGTGGGATTTGTCGCTCTACCATCGACCGATGGCGCGGGGCGGTCGGTCAACGAGTTTCTTTTGTACCATATCAAGAGGTCAGGGAGCGGTTTCCAAAAATCGGCGAGAGAGAATGCCGGCGCTCGATTCACTTCGTTGATACCAATGGCACGGTTTATCGCGGCGCGGAGGCGTTCCTGCGAGCGGCGGCGCATTGCGGGCGAAAGCGGTGGCTGTTGCGGCTGTACGTTCTGCTTCCGCCGCTGGCCCTGATGGCAGAGACGCTCTATCGGCTGGCGGCGGCGAGCCGTGGGCCGCTGACGATCGTCCGAAGAATCTGGTACGGAAGGGAATTGAAGCCGCCGACGTACCATGTCGCCAGCGCCCTGTTTTCGCGGCTTCTGGGCGTGATCTACCTGATCGCCTTTGTGTCGCTCTGGACGCAAATCGACGGCCTCGTCGGCGACCACGGGATCCTGCCGATAAACAACTACCTCGATCGGGCACAGCGCTTCTTCTCCCAACAGAGTCCCCCAGCATCGCCAATCTGGAATCTTCCAACGCTGGCCTGGATCAACCCTCATGACGGCTTCCTCCATCTGCTATGCGGAGCCGGAGCGGTGCTGTCCCTCATGCTGATTCTGGGCCTCCTTCCGATTCCGACGCTCGTTTTGCTCTGGCTGGATTATCTGTCGTTGTTTCACGCGGGGCAGGCGTTTTTGAGTTTTCAATGGGACATTCTGCTGCTGGAAACGGGATTCGTCGCGATCTTCCTCGCGCCCTTCGCGCTGCGTTCGCGATTTCTGACCGATCGGCATCCGCCGCGACTGGCCATCTGGCTTGTCTGGTGGCTGTTGTTTCGACTGATGTTCGAATCGGGGATTGTCAAACTGACATGGAATGTTTGGCAGAAGGGGCCAGACGGACTTCCAATCGCCAACACGTGGGCATCGCTCACGGCGCTCGATTTCCACTATTGGACGCAGCCGCTCCCGATCTGGACGAGCTGGTACGCCGCACAACTGCCGCCGTGGTTCCAGAAGCTGTCGGTGGTATTCGTGTTCATCGTCGAGCTGGGATTGCCGTGGCTCATTTTTGGACCGCGGCTGCTCCGATATGTCGCGTTCGGCGGTATCAGTTTGCTGATGCTGCTAATCGCGGGCACGGGAAATTACAACTTTTTCAATCTGCTGACGCTACTCCTGGCCCTGACACTGCTCGACGACAGGATTTGGCCGCGGTTCTTGCAGAGGCGGATCCGCGGAACCGATTGGCCGGCGCTGGTCTCTCCGACGCGATGGCGGACCATTTTACTCGTTCCCTTCGCCGCTCTGGTGGTCGTGCTCGGCAGCTTGCAGGTGAAGGAAGCCGCGGCGCCGAGCGAGAATCCTCAGACTCCCCTCGAATCGCGCATGGGCATTACCCAGTTCTGTCTGGTGAATTCTTACGGGCTGTTCCGGCAGATGACTGAAACGCGCCCGGAGATTCTGATCGAAGGGAGCCTCGACGGAAACGATTGGAAGCCTTACGAGTTCCGCTGGAAACCGGGCAATCGGTCTCGACCGCCGGGATTCAACGCGCCGCACCAGCCGCGTCTGGATTGGCAGATGTGGTTTGAAGCGCTCCGTTTGGAACAAATCCAAAAAGCGACTGGGACCATCGATCCGCGCTTTGCGAGCCCTTGGTTTCAGTCGCTGCTCATGCAGTTGCTCAAAGGCGAGCCGGCCGTGGTCGGACTGCTGGAGACGAACCCGTTCCCCGGCGCCGCTCCCAAATTCATCCGCATCGCGCTCTATCAATATCGTTTTACCGATGCGGCAGAACGCCAGGGGACGGGCCACTGGTGGCGCCGCGATCGCGTCTGGCTAGGCCCAGGGTGGTCGCTGCCGCGATGA